A region of the Romboutsia hominis genome:
TCAAAAAGAAAACAAAAGTAATACAAAGAGTAATTCACAGATAAACTTAAAAATAGTTGTAAATAAGAATAATACAGATAGGGTAAAGTGTGCACATATTATTTCAGAAAATCTAAAAGCTATAGGAATAAAATCTGAGGTGGATGAACTAGAAGGTGAAGATCTTGAAAAAGCTATTTCTGGGAAAAAATATGACTTAGCACTAGTTGGATGGGAACTATCATTTATACCTGATGCAACTCCTATAATAAAAAGTTTAGATTATAAAGATGAAAAACTTAATGACTATATGGCTTCTTTAACAAGAGCAACTAGCGAAAGCCAAGTTAAAGACATATATGATTCTATACAAAAATATGTAAATAACAATGTGCCTATGATAAGTTTAGTTATAAGAAATGATTATATGGTTACAAATAGTAGAATAGAAGGTAAAATACAACCAAATGATTTTGACGTTTATGAGGGTATAACAAATTTAACTATAAAAAATAAGTAAATTAATAAAAAAATAATTGACTTAAAAAAGCAAAAGTCATATCCTTTATAATATAAAGGATATGCGGAAATGGCGGAATAGGCAGACGCACTATCTTGAGGGGGTAGCGAGCTTATGCTCGTGCGGGTTCAAGTCCCGCTTTCCGCACCATTAGAAAGTAGACATTATGTCTACTTTTTTTATACAAGGATTTATATTGGAATTAAATATTATTAATTTTTTTGAGAAAAATATAGACACAAGTTATAAAAAGTATGATAAAATACCCTTATAGGGTATATAAGGAGGTAATTACTATGAGAAAAAAATTACTTATAGATGGAATGAGCTGTGGACATTGTGTTAATCATTTAAAAACAGCATTAAGTGAAGATATACAAGGTGTAAATGTAATAGAAGTTAATCTAGAAGGTAAATATGCTATAGTAGAAATGGATGATTCAGTAAGTAAAGATGAATTAAAATCTGTTATAGAAGATATAGGTTATGAATTAGTTGGAATTGAATAAAAAAATATGCACAACTGTTAACTTACAGTTGTGCATATTTTTTTGTATATAATGTAAAAAATAATATTTTGAGCAATGGACAAAGTTATTTGCGACATGGGCGAAGTGAAATTTTTATATAAGATTTTTGAAATAAAAAAAGACTTCTATTGGGGGAAATAATAGAAGTCTAAATGGGGGAGATTGAGTATGTTTGATTTTACATTAATATTATGTCCTTATATCAATAATATATACATAAACAATATAAAAAATCATTCGTATAATTAGAAATCCAATAGCAAAATTCACAATTAAAAAAACTTTTGAATATAATATAAATAATTAAGGGGGGAGTGTCGTGGATGAAAGAGGATATAGAGATGATTTAAAAAAAATTGTACTTGAAATGACTCAAAAAGATTTAGAAGGAAATGCATCTCAGAGAGGTATAAAAAAATACCTTGAAGGAAATATAGATAAAATAATAAATGAAAATATAAAAAAAGCATCGAGTGGTATGTCTTGTAACAATGTATATTTAAATATATTGAAAAATGGATCTAATGAGAAAAATATATCCTTAATTGTAAAGTCTATAAAATCAGAAGATTTGTTTAAATCCAAAAAAGAATTAATTAAGTTTGCTAGATACTTAGGTATAAATGCCACAACAAAAAACTCTTACAATAGTATATTAAGAAGAATAGCTAGCCATATTTATTCAAATAGAAGTGAGTATTCCAAAAGATATTTTTCATATCAAAGAGGAGATAGAGAATATATTTTAGAGCCTGAAAGAATAAAAGAAGACTTAATTGAAAGTTATAAATCAAAAGCTAGAAATGATATGAAGTCTATAGCTAAATTGCTAGAAATAAGTGTTGATGATGAAGATAATGCGGAGGATATAAGAAGAAAGGTTATAAATTATATTATGAAAGAAAAGTTAAATAAAAAATAAATATAAAATTAAAGACGTCTTTGAGACGTCTTTAATTTTATAAAAAGGCATATAATATAAAATAAAACTATGATAGGAGTTGATATGTATAAAAATCAGAAAGATAATAAGTCTTGCATGTGTATTTATATGTATAGCTATAAGTGTAGTTATAGAAATAGTTTATCTTCCACCTAAAAAAGAATTAAAAGTAGTTAGTTACAATATACATAGTGGGCTAGATAAAAATATGTTTCCTACATTATTTGATATTATAGATTTTTTAAGAGTATGTAACGCAGATATTATTTGTCTTCAAGAAGTAAATGAATCTGCTAAGGCTGGATTTCAAGTAAGTAGTTTTAAAGAAGAGTTAAAAATGTATTCTCATTTTGGTGCAAACGTAACAAAACTTGGATCTAATTATGGGTTGGTTACATACTCTAAATATCCTATAAAATATGAAAATCATATATATTTAAGTAGCAAAAGAGAACAACGGGGGATGCTTCATACAGTAGTAAATGTAAAAGGAAGTAAGTTAAATATTATAAACGTACATCTTGGACTTGGGAATGAAGAAAGAGAGAGGCAGCTCAATGAACTTATAGAATTTATAAATACATTAAATAAAGAGCCATATATAGTTGTTGGTGATTTTAATCAAGGCAATATAGGTGTCGATAAAAATATTTTAAGAGATGTAGCTATAGAATTAGAAAAGTCAAACATATTAACCTTTGCAACGGGGCTTGATAGAATAGATTATATATTTGTATCTAATAATATTGAAATATTAGACTATGATGTGTTAATAAAGAGTATGTCAGATCATTACCCTATAATAGCTAAGATAAGGATATAAATTAATACAAAATAGTTATTTTCTATATTAAAGCCAAAAATTAATCATAATCTGTACAACCCTAAAATATATATTAGTAATAATAGTTTTAGGGGGGGACAAACTAATGAATAAAAGAAAAACTATATATAGAGGTTTTAATAAAAGACGAAAGAAAAAAACGTTAAGATTAATTTTAATTATGATTCCTGTTATATCAATAGGAACATTTGGAGCTATTAAATTAAAAAATAGTGATATTGTAAAAATTATGGATGAAAAGATTGCATCTCTTAAAAGTATAAATATTAAAGAGGACAAGTTTAAAGGATTTGAAGACTTTGGAATAAAAGAAGTTTCTGAAGAAAATAACAAAGAAGAAGTTGAAAAAAAAGTTGTAAAAGAAGCTAGTGAAAAAGTAGAAGGAGATGTTAAAGTAGCTATAGCAGATTCTTGGAGTTTATATACTATTCAAGTGGCATCAATAGATAATGAAAATGAAATGAATAAAATAGAAGCTAAATTGAATGAAAATAATTTACCTTTTTCTGTTATAGAAGTTGATGGAACAAAAAAAGTACAGACGTATTCATCATTTAGCAAAGATTCATTAAAAAATAATATAGATAGTGTTAAAAAAGTTTTTGATGATGCATTTATATCAGAACTTGAAGTACCAGTATTATCTATGAAGTATACAAGTAAGTACTCATATTTAGGT
Encoded here:
- a CDS encoding heavy-metal-associated domain-containing protein; its protein translation is MRKKLLIDGMSCGHCVNHLKTALSEDIQGVNVIEVNLEGKYAIVEMDDSVSKDELKSVIEDIGYELVGIE
- a CDS encoding endonuclease/exonuclease/phosphatase family protein; this encodes MICIKIRKIISLACVFICIAISVVIEIVYLPPKKELKVVSYNIHSGLDKNMFPTLFDIIDFLRVCNADIICLQEVNESAKAGFQVSSFKEELKMYSHFGANVTKLGSNYGLVTYSKYPIKYENHIYLSSKREQRGMLHTVVNVKGSKLNIINVHLGLGNEERERQLNELIEFINTLNKEPYIVVGDFNQGNIGVDKNILRDVAIELEKSNILTFATGLDRIDYIFVSNNIEILDYDVLIKSMSDHYPIIAKIRI